In Flavivirga abyssicola, the following are encoded in one genomic region:
- a CDS encoding SDR family NAD(P)-dependent oxidoreductase, protein MSKNIIITGTSRGIGFELVQLFADAGHNVLALSRNSKPIEDLRLKNVESLPFDLSKNDDYGKVKTFVGSNWNQVDILINNAGALLNKPFSETSIQDFEQVYKTNVFGVSEMTRTVLPYMKHNAHVVTISSMGGVQGSMKFAGLSAYSSSKAAVITLTELLAEEYKETGQSFNVLALGAVQTEMLEEAFPGYQAPTTALEMAQYIFDFSLSGHRYYNGKLLQVSNSTP, encoded by the coding sequence ATGAGTAAAAATATAATTATTACAGGAACAAGTAGAGGTATAGGTTTTGAGTTGGTTCAATTATTTGCTGATGCTGGTCATAATGTTTTAGCGTTATCTAGAAATAGTAAACCAATAGAAGATCTTAGGTTAAAAAATGTTGAATCATTGCCTTTTGATTTAAGTAAGAATGATGATTATGGTAAAGTAAAAACCTTTGTTGGTTCTAATTGGAATCAGGTAGATATTCTAATTAATAATGCAGGGGCTTTATTAAATAAACCTTTTTCAGAAACATCAATACAAGATTTTGAGCAAGTATATAAAACAAATGTTTTTGGTGTTTCAGAAATGACCAGAACAGTACTGCCTTATATGAAACATAATGCTCATGTTGTAACAATCAGTTCTATGGGAGGTGTTCAAGGAAGTATGAAGTTTGCAGGTTTAAGTGCCTATAGTTCCAGCAAAGCAGCAGTTATTACTTTAACAGAATTACTCGCCGAAGAATATAAAGAAACGGGACAATCGTTTAACGTATTAGCTTTAGGAGCCGTACAGACCGAAATGTTGGAAGAGGCTTTTCCAGGGTATCAAGCACCTACCACGGCATTGGAAATGGCACAGTATATTTTTGATTTTTCGCTTAGTGGACATAGATATTATAACGGAAAACTACTCCAAGTTTCTAATTCTACACCTTAA
- a CDS encoding T9SS type B sorting domain-containing protein, with product MLKKILFFVIITSSITKSQAQCTDVRTIDICDMTIVDSDPSNPEPDGIINLYDRYNALPGVTPIDPSMGNWVDPNFNFALDGAGNLHLWDLDKSSEVETDHQFHFLSVTSGCPNNILIRLNVVVGAFSGYAKGAGTTGANVQICDLNSTPRNRCNLKVDIDLFNTLEPIPSPHLNGTWVYNGGGSGFVSLNGSDLTVTIPYDAGPSRVDEQTFQFTYIVQGMDPCNMVPYPSDARTNVSVSVVRKVFSGYSKNQRICEDVIKSGRYDVDIDLRNDEFLELEDIDGTWTGSGFGQVTSPIDSRINIKDIYDQIIARDGVKFGCAQVNYDYTVKQRSGVCADTTSTVSFKIYEALRPFSQSGTLPSYCEDDPNQPTTINLYNELEFTTENGISFEYNRDAWTNWRLVSGPSNLGLVSNGNLPFPQAGYSSLGPVSLLNAPPGNYVFEYVVYPEYNCWPDSFQVLDYSSGYCDIIPNNTLPCQEQRARVRFRIHPKLYAGEDTGGLLFCETDPTIAAPLDLFTLLTTNGVDDVYQGPQGRWVDLNTGNSITNPFTIPQINNQQTFNFEYITRTVNNCEDRARLSFTVFEEYQSGVGLSRRDVCDNNVPFDLFDDLTGNPNTNGTWTGPNGYTSASHNAIFTPGVSDEGDYIYIVPNNVDVFTGTVMCNGNSATITVVNHQSPSAGTGGSYFVCRSDLQIDLVDYLDASADSGGVFRNLDTTDLLTGSLLDVSQLGAGTYNFQYEIQGHVSCNLSTSQISITVVEVPSPNATDQIFCASIGATVLDLVATSGVDFNWYDNIDDTTPLSIGMVLINGEDYFVAAVDSEGCESSRIGIVVELLPLNHPDCISCFKDGISVNGDGENDAFDLCGLPTVFPDFELNIYNRFGTLVYKGNRDTPLFEGKSNVSLTVGDELPSGVYFYVFDPKDGVTDPIQGNFYLSR from the coding sequence ATGCTTAAAAAAATACTATTTTTCGTCATAATAACTTCTTCAATAACGAAAAGCCAAGCCCAATGTACTGATGTAAGAACGATTGATATCTGTGATATGACTATTGTAGATAGCGATCCTAGTAATCCAGAACCAGATGGAATTATTAATCTTTATGATAGATATAATGCCCTTCCAGGTGTTACGCCTATAGATCCTTCAATGGGAAATTGGGTTGATCCGAATTTTAATTTTGCATTAGACGGGGCTGGTAATTTACATTTGTGGGATTTGGATAAATCTTCAGAAGTAGAGACAGACCACCAATTTCATTTTTTAAGTGTCACGTCTGGATGCCCTAATAATATTCTTATAAGATTGAATGTGGTTGTGGGAGCGTTTTCTGGTTATGCTAAAGGTGCTGGTACTACTGGAGCAAACGTGCAAATCTGTGATTTGAACTCTACACCGAGAAATAGATGTAATTTAAAAGTAGATATAGATCTTTTTAACACTTTAGAACCTATTCCAAGTCCGCATCTTAACGGAACGTGGGTATATAATGGAGGTGGCTCTGGTTTTGTTAGTCTAAATGGTTCAGACTTAACAGTCACGATCCCATATGATGCAGGACCATCTCGGGTTGATGAACAAACTTTTCAATTTACTTATATAGTTCAGGGTATGGATCCTTGTAATATGGTACCTTACCCTAGTGATGCAAGAACAAATGTTAGCGTTTCTGTTGTAAGAAAAGTGTTTTCTGGGTATTCAAAAAATCAACGTATCTGTGAAGATGTTATTAAAAGCGGTAGATATGATGTAGATATAGATTTAAGAAATGATGAATTTTTGGAACTTGAAGATATAGATGGGACTTGGACAGGAAGCGGTTTTGGTCAAGTAACAAGCCCAATAGATTCCAGAATAAATATTAAAGATATTTATGATCAAATAATAGCTAGAGATGGGGTTAAGTTTGGATGCGCGCAAGTTAATTATGATTACACAGTAAAGCAACGATCTGGAGTTTGTGCAGACACAACGTCTACAGTTAGTTTTAAAATTTATGAAGCTTTAAGACCGTTTAGCCAAAGTGGTACTTTACCATCGTATTGTGAAGATGACCCTAATCAACCAACTACAATAAATTTATATAACGAACTAGAGTTTACAACCGAAAATGGCATTTCATTTGAGTATAACAGGGATGCCTGGACTAATTGGAGGCTTGTTTCCGGGCCTTCAAATTTGGGGCTTGTATCTAATGGAAATCTTCCATTTCCACAAGCAGGGTATTCTTCATTGGGACCTGTTAGTTTGTTAAATGCCCCTCCAGGAAATTATGTTTTTGAATATGTTGTTTATCCCGAATATAATTGTTGGCCTGATAGTTTCCAGGTACTTGATTATTCTTCTGGTTATTGTGATATAATTCCTAATAATACACTTCCTTGTCAAGAGCAACGCGCAAGAGTGAGGTTCAGAATTCATCCTAAACTTTATGCAGGAGAAGATACAGGAGGATTACTGTTTTGTGAAACAGACCCGACCATAGCAGCTCCTTTAGACTTATTTACGTTATTAACCACAAATGGAGTTGATGATGTTTATCAAGGACCACAAGGCAGGTGGGTAGATTTAAATACAGGAAATAGCATAACAAATCCATTTACGATACCCCAAATTAACAATCAACAAACTTTTAATTTTGAGTATATCACAAGAACGGTTAACAATTGTGAAGATAGGGCGAGATTGTCTTTTACAGTGTTTGAAGAATACCAATCGGGAGTAGGATTATCAAGAAGAGATGTATGTGACAATAATGTGCCATTTGATTTATTTGATGATTTAACGGGTAACCCTAATACCAATGGAACATGGACAGGGCCTAATGGATATACTTCTGCGTCCCATAATGCGATATTTACACCTGGAGTTTCAGATGAAGGAGACTATATTTATATAGTTCCTAATAATGTTGATGTTTTTACAGGAACCGTTATGTGTAACGGAAATTCAGCAACGATTACAGTTGTAAATCATCAAAGTCCAAGTGCTGGAACAGGAGGAAGCTATTTTGTATGCCGTTCGGATTTACAAATAGATTTAGTGGATTATTTAGATGCTTCTGCGGATTCTGGTGGTGTTTTTAGAAATTTGGATACTACAGATTTATTAACAGGAAGTTTATTAGATGTATCGCAATTAGGAGCAGGAACATATAATTTTCAATATGAAATTCAAGGACACGTTTCATGTAACTTATCTACATCACAAATTTCAATAACAGTAGTAGAAGTTCCAAGTCCAAATGCAACAGATCAGATATTTTGTGCCAGTATTGGAGCAACAGTTTTAGATCTTGTTGCTACTAGTGGTGTAGACTTTAATTGGTATGATAATATAGATGATACAACCCCTTTGTCTATAGGAATGGTTTTAATTAATGGAGAAGATTATTTTGTTGCGGCAGTCGACTCAGAAGGGTGTGAGTCTTCTAGAATTGGAATAGTAGTAGAACTTTTACCGCTTAATCATCCAGACTGTATTAGTTGCTTTAAAGATGGTATTTCTGTTAATGGAGATGGTGAAAACGACGCGTTTGATTTATGTGGATTACCAACAGTATTTCCAGATTTTGAATTAAATATTTACAATAGGTTTGGAACATTGGTTTATAAAGGAAATAGAGATACGCCTCTTTTTGAAGGAAAATCCAATGTATCATTAACTGTTGGAGATGAGTTGCCATCTGGCGTTTATTTTTATGTGTTCGATCCAAAAGATGGAGTAACAGACCCTATTCAAGGAAACTTTTATTTAAGTAGATAA
- a CDS encoding PorP/SprF family type IX secretion system membrane protein, with product MKIKIFIVFIICGLSAYAQQEPQYTQYMYNMGLVNPGYMINEPSIIQVGSLYRTQWVGIDGAPKTANLFANVPLSEKIELGVNYLNDNIGGNINLSENVFNINAAYKISIKKDLNLSFGIKMGFDHINFSSLGSNVSGDPLFENTNKTVINIGAGAFLFHNNYYVGLSSPNLIPSDLNVNSGVLYKDKPHVFLIGGYVFDVNSEFKLKPSTVIKYVTGAPLSFDVSANALYLDTFELGISYRYQDAVSGLAGINITPNLKVGYAYDFNTSQLNNYNSGSHEFILLYRFDVLGLSKKYSSPRFY from the coding sequence ATGAAGATTAAAATATTTATAGTATTCATAATATGTGGTTTGTCTGCATATGCTCAACAAGAACCCCAGTACACACAATATATGTATAACATGGGTTTGGTAAATCCGGGTTATATGATAAACGAACCTAGTATTATACAAGTTGGTAGCTTGTACCGTACACAATGGGTTGGTATAGATGGAGCCCCTAAAACAGCTAATTTATTTGCAAATGTTCCTTTAAGTGAAAAGATAGAATTAGGCGTAAATTATTTAAATGATAATATAGGAGGCAACATAAACCTTAGTGAAAATGTATTTAATATTAATGCAGCATATAAGATTAGTATCAAGAAAGATTTAAACCTGTCCTTTGGAATAAAAATGGGGTTTGATCATATAAATTTTAGTAGCCTTGGCAGTAATGTTAGTGGAGACCCTTTGTTTGAAAACACGAATAAGACAGTAATAAATATTGGTGCGGGAGCCTTTTTATTTCACAATAATTATTATGTCGGATTGTCATCACCAAATCTTATTCCAAGCGATTTAAATGTTAATAGTGGTGTATTATATAAAGACAAACCACATGTCTTTTTAATTGGAGGTTATGTGTTTGATGTTAATAGCGAATTTAAATTAAAACCATCTACAGTTATTAAATATGTTACAGGAGCACCCTTATCGTTCGATGTCTCTGCAAATGCCCTTTATCTGGATACATTCGAGTTAGGCATATCGTACCGTTATCAAGATGCCGTTTCCGGTTTAGCAGGTATCAATATTACACCAAATTTAAAAGTTGGATACGCCTACGATTTTAATACAAGCCAATTAAATAATTATAATAGTGGGAGTCATGAATTTATATTACTCTATAGATTTGATGTGTTAGGACTAAGTAAAAAGTATTCATCCCCAAGATTTTATTAA
- a CDS encoding OmpA family protein — MIKNITFIIISLFFIQVSFGQKKTRADRFFEKGDYSNAAKYYEEEIKKERHKKAIENIAVCYYNTFEYRLASRYLKQLVKGKYGEKDKTYNNEYNFKLYQVLSALGDYETGLDYFKRYKENLSVSLDASESIEIIEAFKLKNPDYKIKKSPFNSESSDFGAVKFNDTVYFTSDRDNKKLLRKKYKWTHQSFLDIYAVKVDENNDTIGSIKPLPKTINSKLHEGNFCFTSDGNTLYISRSNYTDGKKEFNEQSNNNIHLYKTTRVNGKWGKLEKLPFNKNGFSYQHPALSPDDKKLYFSSDIEGGYGSFDLYYVAIEVDGTIGEPVNLGQTINTENREHFPFISQEGNLFFASNGHLGLGMLDNFVSERVNNAFTKPINLGAPINSRYDDFSLNYYNAKEGFFSTNRNKKNDEIFKFKQTGEVFIREYINRFEVRDLETKAYIPNTEVVLKDKKGVEKYTNTLDSLAFFNINLLANNYEFSANNEAYTPNTLNVTVAEAQDQIHVLYLKKIPPPPPIDPVEALIEEKKIDKKLKEEDPERFELLTDVEGPPVIEKDGKLFFQLEPIYFNFDMWNIRADSKKILDELAAKLERYPNIYLKISSHTDSRGTVRYNQILSERRAESTRNYLALEGFINARRMKFQGFGELEPIVPCPMLDCTDDEHQLNRRSEFEIVKY, encoded by the coding sequence ATGATTAAGAATATTACTTTTATTATAATCAGCCTGTTTTTTATACAGGTATCATTTGGGCAAAAGAAAACAAGAGCCGATCGTTTTTTTGAAAAAGGAGATTATAGCAATGCTGCTAAATATTATGAAGAAGAAATAAAAAAAGAACGTCACAAAAAAGCTATAGAAAATATAGCCGTTTGTTATTATAATACCTTTGAATATCGTCTCGCATCGAGATATTTAAAACAATTAGTAAAAGGAAAATACGGTGAAAAAGATAAAACCTATAATAATGAGTATAACTTTAAATTATACCAGGTATTATCAGCCTTAGGAGATTATGAAACAGGATTGGATTATTTCAAGCGATATAAAGAAAATCTATCTGTTTCTTTAGATGCATCAGAATCTATTGAAATTATAGAAGCGTTTAAATTGAAAAATCCGGATTATAAGATTAAAAAGAGTCCGTTTAATTCTGAATCATCCGATTTTGGAGCTGTAAAATTTAATGATACCGTTTATTTTACTTCCGATAGGGATAATAAAAAACTCTTAAGAAAAAAATACAAATGGACGCATCAATCCTTTCTTGATATCTACGCAGTAAAAGTTGATGAAAATAATGATACCATAGGAAGCATTAAACCACTCCCCAAAACAATAAATTCTAAATTGCACGAAGGTAATTTCTGTTTTACAAGTGATGGAAATACGCTTTATATTTCAAGAAGTAATTATACCGATGGAAAGAAAGAGTTTAACGAGCAGTCTAATAACAATATTCATTTATATAAAACCACTCGCGTAAATGGTAAATGGGGCAAATTAGAAAAATTACCGTTTAATAAAAACGGATTCTCCTATCAGCATCCCGCTTTGAGTCCAGATGATAAAAAACTCTATTTCTCATCAGATATAGAAGGGGGCTACGGTAGTTTTGATTTATATTATGTGGCTATTGAGGTAGATGGAACTATTGGAGAACCAGTTAATTTAGGACAAACCATTAACACCGAAAACAGAGAACATTTTCCATTTATATCACAAGAAGGTAATCTGTTTTTTGCATCCAATGGTCATTTAGGATTAGGGATGTTAGATAACTTTGTTTCAGAGCGCGTTAATAATGCATTTACTAAGCCAATTAATTTGGGAGCACCTATTAATTCGAGGTATGATGACTTTAGTTTAAATTATTATAATGCTAAAGAAGGATTCTTTTCTACAAATAGAAATAAAAAAAATGATGAAATATTCAAGTTTAAACAAACAGGAGAAGTTTTTATAAGAGAATATATAAATAGGTTTGAAGTAAGAGATTTAGAAACCAAAGCATACATTCCAAATACCGAAGTTGTATTAAAAGATAAAAAAGGAGTTGAGAAATATACCAATACCTTAGACTCTTTAGCATTTTTTAATATCAATTTATTAGCAAATAATTATGAGTTTTCGGCTAATAATGAAGCCTATACACCTAATACATTAAATGTAACGGTAGCAGAGGCCCAAGACCAAATACATGTATTGTATTTAAAGAAAATACCGCCTCCGCCACCAATAGACCCCGTAGAAGCATTAATTGAAGAAAAGAAAATTGATAAAAAATTAAAAGAAGAAGACCCTGAACGGTTTGAATTATTAACCGATGTAGAAGGCCCCCCAGTTATTGAAAAAGATGGTAAATTATTTTTCCAATTAGAACCCATTTATTTTAATTTTGACATGTGGAATATCAGGGCAGATTCTAAAAAAATACTCGATGAATTGGCAGCTAAATTAGAACGCTACCCAAATATTTACCTAAAAATAAGTTCGCATACAGATAGTAGAGGAACCGTACGTTATAATCAGATTTTATCAGAAAGACGAGCAGAATCAACAAGGAATTACCTAGCCTTAGAAGGATTTATTAATGCACGTCGAATGAAATTTCAGGGTTTTGGAGAATTAGAACCTATAGTTCCATGTCCTATGTTAGATTGCACTGATGATGAACATCAGTTAAATAGACGTAGCGAATTTGAAATAGTTAAGTATTAA
- a CDS encoding HAD family hydrolase, whose translation MSKYKCVIFDCDGVLIDSETIAVGTMVDMANDLGANIEKEGAVSQFKGKSFSSCMDTISQLIGKPLPETFEADYRVKSFEAFKQHIKPIEGIKEVVQSLKVPFCTASSGPENKIRLNLGLTGLLPFFENNIFSCYTIKKWKPDPGVFLWAAETMGFKPSECVVVEDSLSGVRAAKNGGFDVFGFTAHDYNNELEAEATKTFSSMSELLEMI comes from the coding sequence ATGAGTAAATACAAATGTGTTATTTTCGATTGCGATGGCGTACTGATTGATAGTGAAACGATAGCCGTTGGTACTATGGTCGATATGGCAAATGATTTAGGAGCCAATATTGAAAAAGAAGGCGCCGTTAGTCAGTTTAAAGGGAAATCGTTTAGCTCCTGTATGGATACCATTTCACAGTTAATAGGGAAACCTTTGCCCGAAACTTTTGAGGCAGATTATAGAGTGAAAAGTTTTGAAGCCTTTAAACAACATATAAAACCTATTGAAGGTATTAAAGAAGTGGTACAAAGCTTAAAAGTACCATTTTGTACAGCGTCTAGTGGTCCAGAAAATAAAATCCGACTTAACTTAGGACTTACTGGTCTATTGCCTTTTTTTGAAAACAATATTTTTAGTTGTTATACGATCAAGAAGTGGAAACCAGATCCAGGTGTGTTTTTGTGGGCAGCAGAAACAATGGGTTTTAAACCAAGCGAATGTGTGGTTGTTGAAGACAGCTTATCTGGAGTAAGAGCCGCAAAAAATGGAGGTTTTGATGTGTTTGGATTTACGGCACATGATTATAATAATGAATTGGAAGCAGAGGCTACAAAGACTTTTAGTAGCATGTCTGAGCTTTTGGAGATGATATGA
- a CDS encoding SprT-like domain-containing protein, translating into MQDVLQNYIPEIAIPQVLKLLEHDNLVVKIKNERKTRHGDYKRLPNGKHQITVNSNLNTYRFLITLIHEVAHFEAYKTYGRFIKPHGIEWKRTFQHLMLPFLNPEIFPDHILPLLAKHFRNPKASSDTDVNLALALKQFDEPNNKTYIFEVPLGSTFKLYNGKVFKMGQKRVKRFECVEVKTGKLYLFNPNAEVEIVIPTEAGV; encoded by the coding sequence ATGCAAGATGTGCTTCAAAATTATATTCCAGAAATTGCCATACCTCAAGTTTTAAAACTTTTAGAACATGACAATTTGGTGGTTAAAATTAAAAATGAACGAAAAACACGCCATGGTGACTATAAGCGATTACCAAACGGGAAGCATCAAATAACCGTCAATTCTAATCTAAATACCTATCGATTTTTAATCACATTAATACATGAAGTTGCTCATTTTGAGGCTTATAAAACTTATGGTAGGTTTATAAAACCCCATGGGATAGAATGGAAGCGCACATTTCAACATTTAATGTTGCCATTTTTAAATCCTGAGATTTTTCCAGATCATATATTACCACTTTTAGCAAAACATTTTAGAAACCCTAAAGCAAGTAGTGATACCGATGTGAATTTAGCATTAGCCTTAAAACAGTTTGATGAACCCAATAATAAAACCTATATTTTTGAAGTGCCTTTAGGAAGCACTTTTAAGTTATATAATGGTAAAGTTTTTAAAATGGGACAAAAACGGGTAAAACGTTTTGAGTGTGTTGAAGTTAAAACAGGAAAGTTGTATCTTTTCAATCCGAATGCAGAAGTTGAAATTGTTATTCCAACAGAGGCAGGGGTTTGA
- a CDS encoding mannose-1-phosphate guanylyltransferase, with protein sequence MKNKNYYAILMAGGVGSRFWPVSTQDFPKQFHDMLGTGDTLIQKTFHRLAKLIPEENIFILTNERYNDLVLEQLPSVTKRQVVLEPAMRNTAPCILYASLKIQKENPDAVMIVAPSDHWIEDENAFSENVQQAFNFCSKNNALMTLGIQPTFPNTGYGYIEFDKTSAEAIKAVSQFKEKPVYEVAKQYIAQGNFLWNAGIFMWSVQSVVEAFKNNQPELFALFENGIEVYNTDFEDDFIRDHYGKAENISVDYAIMEKSTNVYVIAAEFDWNDLGTWGSLYDKLDKDNSKNAVVNARTLTEDASGNMIRAQDDKIVVVDGLQDYIIVDKKEVLLIFPKTKEQDIKKVLQNVKDKFGEHYS encoded by the coding sequence ATGAAGAATAAAAATTATTACGCCATTTTAATGGCAGGCGGTGTTGGATCCAGATTTTGGCCAGTAAGTACTCAAGATTTTCCTAAACAGTTTCACGATATGTTGGGAACTGGTGATACATTAATTCAGAAAACCTTTCATCGTTTAGCAAAATTAATACCAGAAGAGAACATCTTTATTTTAACCAACGAGCGTTATAATGATCTCGTGTTAGAACAATTACCAAGTGTTACAAAACGGCAAGTGGTGTTAGAACCAGCCATGCGAAATACAGCCCCCTGTATCTTATATGCATCATTAAAAATTCAAAAAGAGAATCCAGATGCTGTTATGATTGTAGCACCTAGCGATCATTGGATAGAAGATGAAAATGCCTTTTCTGAAAATGTACAACAAGCATTCAATTTTTGCTCTAAAAATAATGCCTTAATGACTTTGGGCATTCAGCCAACATTTCCTAATACAGGATATGGTTATATTGAATTCGATAAAACTTCCGCGGAAGCGATAAAAGCGGTTAGTCAATTTAAAGAAAAACCTGTTTATGAGGTAGCAAAGCAATATATAGCACAAGGCAATTTTTTGTGGAATGCAGGTATTTTCATGTGGAGTGTACAAAGTGTTGTTGAAGCTTTTAAGAATAACCAACCAGAATTATTTGCACTATTTGAAAATGGTATAGAGGTCTATAACACCGATTTTGAAGATGACTTTATTCGAGACCATTATGGTAAAGCAGAAAATATCTCGGTAGACTATGCCATTATGGAAAAATCAACCAATGTTTATGTCATTGCAGCAGAGTTTGATTGGAACGATCTTGGTACTTGGGGAAGTTTATATGATAAATTAGATAAGGATAATAGCAAAAACGCTGTAGTGAATGCTAGAACATTAACAGAGGACGCATCTGGCAATATGATTCGCGCTCAAGATGATAAAATAGTAGTAGTTGATGGCTTACAAGACTATATTATTGTAGATAAAAAAGAAGTTTTACTTATCTTTCCTAAGACAAAAGAACAAGATATTAAAAAAGTACTCCAAAATGTGAAGGATAAGTTTGGAGAGCATTATAGTTAA
- a CDS encoding DUF389 domain-containing protein, with protein MSEESKFNFSEEETSQDKAVEQSKEAVKKDAKGLFQSIKTFFNELLDFRDDTDRDATIEAIKKDIPFKGATAWILICSIFVASVGLNANSPAVVIGAMLISPLMGPILGVGLSIAINDIDTLRKSLVNLATMIVLSLLTAYLFFKFFPTADLKTNELFGRTKPDVRDVLIAFFGGSALIIARTKKGTIASVIFGVAIATALMPPLCTAGYGLAHNWDYFIGAMYLFTINTIFIALATFIVLKVLRFPMLKYANSKKRKRIAQLASILAILVMAPAIWTFVDFIKQSGFENDYNNFVKDEITSNRELWFQNGTLNTSDEKITLYFNGEITDATEADLRNELKRYDKIKEFNLEINGNKNRSFDKISEAYDRAIKELDQKDNIISGLQKQIVDLQIEVTELNKKIENNASQSSSVSFTNLSRDAKVRFSDLQYFSYAKMLESKDFIKIDTIAVAHIKWRKSLKDSMVLIKEKALNKWLKQTLNLDTLVVKKVD; from the coding sequence ATGAGCGAAGAAAGTAAATTCAATTTTTCTGAAGAGGAAACTAGTCAGGACAAAGCGGTTGAGCAATCAAAAGAAGCTGTAAAAAAAGATGCTAAAGGTTTATTTCAAAGCATTAAAACCTTTTTTAATGAGTTGCTGGACTTTAGGGATGATACCGATAGAGATGCAACCATTGAAGCCATAAAAAAAGATATTCCTTTTAAAGGGGCTACAGCATGGATTTTAATTTGCTCAATTTTTGTGGCTTCTGTTGGGTTAAATGCAAACTCACCTGCTGTTGTTATTGGTGCCATGTTAATTTCTCCATTAATGGGACCCATTCTGGGGGTAGGACTTTCTATTGCTATTAACGATATTGATACCTTAAGGAAATCCTTAGTGAACTTGGCAACCATGATTGTTTTAAGTTTACTAACCGCATATTTGTTTTTTAAGTTTTTTCCAACGGCAGACTTAAAGACTAATGAACTTTTTGGGCGTACAAAACCAGATGTTAGAGATGTCCTCATAGCCTTTTTTGGTGGTTCAGCATTAATTATTGCGCGTACCAAAAAAGGAACCATAGCTTCGGTTATTTTTGGTGTTGCTATTGCTACAGCTTTAATGCCTCCTCTGTGTACTGCAGGTTATGGTTTAGCCCACAATTGGGATTATTTTATAGGCGCTATGTATTTGTTTACTATCAATACTATTTTTATAGCGCTGGCTACATTTATAGTGTTGAAAGTGCTACGTTTTCCAATGCTAAAATATGCTAATTCTAAAAAAAGAAAACGTATTGCACAATTGGCATCTATACTAGCCATATTGGTTATGGCTCCTGCTATTTGGACATTTGTAGATTTTATAAAACAAAGCGGTTTTGAAAATGACTATAATAACTTTGTTAAGGATGAAATTACATCTAATCGGGAATTATGGTTTCAAAATGGGACATTAAACACTAGTGATGAAAAAATAACGTTGTATTTCAATGGAGAAATTACAGATGCTACTGAAGCTGATTTAAGAAATGAATTAAAACGTTATGATAAAATCAAAGAATTTAACCTTGAAATAAACGGAAATAAAAATAGGAGTTTTGATAAAATATCTGAGGCTTATGATAGAGCTATTAAGGAATTAGACCAAAAAGATAATATCATTTCTGGTTTACAAAAACAAATTGTAGACTTACAAATTGAAGTCACAGAATTAAATAAAAAAATAGAAAATAATGCCTCTCAAAGCAGTTCGGTTTCATTTACCAATTTGTCGCGCGATGCTAAAGTACGATTTAGTGATTTACAATATTTTAGTTATGCAAAAATGCTTGAATCTAAAGATTTTATTAAAATTGATACTATAGCTGTTGCTCATATAAAATGGAGAAAATCCTTAAAAGATAGTATGGTTTTAATAAAAGAAAAAGCATTGAATAAGTGGTTGAAACAAACACTAAATTTAGATACTTTGGTTGTTAAAAAGGTTGATTAG